The genome window GACCCGCATGGGATCAGAACCCAGCTCGCGCGAAGGGACGCGTTCACGGAGGCCGACCAGTTCCGCGTGGCGTTCGACTCCTATCACGACCACAATACGAGCTTCGGGTTCAGCGTGAACCCGAGCGGCGTGAAGCTTGACGTGCAGATCGGCCAGGACGGCTTCGCGTTCGACCTCGGGTGGGACCCCGTGTGGGACGTGGCGACGACGCGGGACTCACTGGGCTGGACGGCGGAGCTGCGCATCCCGCTCTCGCAGCTGCGCTTCTCGCAGGCCGAGACGCAGGTCTGGGGCGTCAACCTCGTCCGCCACATCCAGCGCAAGGCGGAGGACGTGGTCTTCGCGTGGTCCCGTCAGGACGAGCGCGGCGACGCCTCGTTCTTCGGGCACCTCTTCGGCCTCTCGCACCTGCCGCAGCCGCGGCGGCTCGAGGTGCTGCCCTACACCACCGCCCGCGAGGAACGGATAGATCCCGGCACGGCCGGCAACCCGTTCAACGACGGCTCTCGGCAGATCGCGTCGGCGGGGCTGGACCTCAAGTACGGCCTCACGTCCAACCTCACCCTCGATGCCACGTTCAACCCCGACTTCGGCCAGGTTGAGGCCGACCCCGCGTTCGTGAACCTGTCGGCGTTCGAACAATTCTTTGAGGAACGCCGGCCGTTCTTCATCGAGGGCGCTGACATCTTCCGCTTCGGTGGACAGCAGTACTTCTACTCGCGCCGCATCGGCCGCGAGCCACAGGCCTTCGCCGACGATCGCGGCGGCTACGTGGACCAGCCGCAGCGATCCACGATCCTGGCCGCCGCCAAGCTCTCGGGGCGCACCGCCGGCGGCTGGTCCGTCGGTCTGCTCGAGGCGGCAACGGCCCGCGAGTTCGCCACGGTCGATTCAGCCGGGACGCGCTTCCAGGACGAGGTCGAGCCGTTCACCAACTACCTGGTGGCCCGCGGCAAGCGGGATTTCCACGGCGGCTCGAACCAGATCGGCTTCATCGCGACCGCCGTGAACCGCAGCATCGACGACCCGCGGCTGGATTTCATCCGGAGCGCGTCGTACGCCGGTGGGTTCGACTTCGGACACCGGTTCAGCCACAATCGCTACAACCTGACCGGTTCCTTCGGCTTCTCGCGGATCTCGGGCGACACGCTGGCCATCCAGCGCGCGCAGCGGTCGTCGGCGCGCTATTACCAGCGGCCGGACGCCGACTACGTCGAGTACGACCCGACGCGCACCTCGCTCTTCGGCTGGACCGCCTCGCTCCGCCTGGGCAAGGAGGCGGGCCGCTACCAGTTCGGGATCTTCGGCGACGCCACGTCGCCGGGCTTCGAGCTGAACGACGCCGGCTTCCAGACCCGGGCCGACCGCGCCAGTATCTTCGGCTTCGTGAACCGCCGTTGGACGCGGCCGGGCAAGGTCTTCCGGTACGCGTTCGTCGGCAACAACGGCGGTTTCGAGGGGAACTTCGGCCGCGTGCGGACGGGGCTCAGGTACAACCTCAACCTGTACGGCCAGTTCCTGAACTACTGGAGCGCGTACGCGTACGGCGGGTTCAACGTCCGCGCGCTCTCCGACCGGCTCACGCGCGGCGGTCCGCTCGCCTATTCGCCGGGCAGCTGGTTCTCGGGCGGCGGCCTCTCGTCGGACTCCCGCAAGCGGGTGGCCGCTTCGCTGAATGTGAACTACAACGAGAACGAGATCGGCGGCACGGGCTGGGGGATGAACGGCTCCCTAGACTTGCGGCCTACTTCCACGATCACCGTGTCCGTGGGCCCCTCGTACGGCACGTCCAACTCCATACTGCAGTACCTGCAGTCGCAGACCGACCCCATGGCCACGGCAACGTTCGGGCGGCAATACGTCTTCGCGCAGATCCGGCAGCAGAGCCTCGATCTGACCACGCGACTCAACATCACCTTTACGCCCAGGCTCTCGCTCCAGCTCTACACCCAGCCGTTCGTCGCGACCGGTGACTACTACCGCTTCAAGGAGCTGGCCCGCCCCCGTTCGCTCGACTACGTCGTGTTCGGCGAGACGCCGGGATCGTCGCTGAAGTGCTTCAATACCAGTGACTCCCCGATCCCGTGCTCGGGAGCCACCGCGCCCGCCTACTACGTGGCCAACCCGGACACCGCCGGGGCGCGAGAGAACGTGCGCATCTCCAACCGGGACTTCAACTCGCGCTCGCTGCGCGGCAACGCGGTGCTACGCTGGGAGTATCGCCCGGGTTCCACACTCTTCCTGGTGTGGACCACCGCATGCTCGGCGTTCAGCTCGAACCCCCGTTTCCGCGCGGGCGACGACATCCAGCAGCTCTGCCAAGGTTCGTCGGATAACGTCTTCGCGGTCAAGATGAACTACTGGCTGAGTCTCTGATGCAACGGCCTGGCGGCGGTTGGCATCCATATGGCATAGTCATCCAGCCACTTCCAGGAGCCGTCTGCCATGCTCGCTCCCATTTTCGCCGCCGCCCTGCTGGCGGCGGCCCCCGTGCAGCAGCCGGCCGCCGCCGATTCGCTGCTCCGCGTTTTCGTCGACTGCCCGGGCTTCGTGCCCGGCTGCGATTTCGACTTCCTCCGCACCGAGCTCACGTGGCTGGACTACGTGCGCAACCGCGAGGACGCGGACGTGCACGCCCTGGCTACCACGCTCACCACCGGAGGCGGCGGCTACGAGTACACCGTGGCGCTCATCGGCCTGCACGGCCACGCCGGGCGGGTGGACACCCTCCGCTTCTCGGTGCCGGGCACCGCCACCGAAGACGAACGCCGCCGCGCCTTCGCGCGCCACCTGGGCTTAGGACTGGTGCGCTATGCCATGGGCACCGCCGCGGCCCCGCGACTCGGGCTGACTTACCGCGCACCCGAGGGGGAGGCCGGGCGGCCCGCCGCCCACGTGCGCGACCCCTGGAACTCCTGGGTATTCCGCCTCGGCGTCAATGGCAACGCCAACGGCCAGAAACTCTCGCGCTCCGGCAATCAGCGAGGCTCGCTCTCGGCCAACCGCACCACTGAGGCCTGGAAACTCGTGCTCTCGGCCAACTACGGGGAGTCGAACAGCCGCTTCATCTTTGAGAGCACCGACACCCTGGGCGTAGTGCTCTCGTCCGACACCATCCGCTCGTTCAACAAGAATTACGGCGGCAGCGCCTCCGTGGTGCGTAGCCTGGGCAACCACCTCTCGGCCCGCGTGAGCGGCAACTTCTCGCGCGACACCCGCCGCAACCTGCGCAGCCGTCTGAACGTGGGGCCCGCGATGGAATACAACTTCTTCCCCTACGGCCAGTCTACGCGGCGCCAGCTCACCCTCCAGGCCGGCCCGGGCCTGGCGTACACGGTGTACGACGACACCACGATCTACAACAAGATCCGCGAGACCCGCCCGACCGCCAACGTGAACCTGTCGCTGGCGGTGACCCAGCCGTGG of Gemmatimonadales bacterium contains these proteins:
- a CDS encoding DUF481 domain-containing protein is translated as MLAPIFAAALLAAAPVQQPAAADSLLRVFVDCPGFVPGCDFDFLRTELTWLDYVRNREDADVHALATTLTTGGGGYEYTVALIGLHGHAGRVDTLRFSVPGTATEDERRRAFARHLGLGLVRYAMGTAAAPRLGLTYRAPEGEAGRPAAHVRDPWNSWVFRLGVNGNANGQKLSRSGNQRGSLSANRTTEAWKLVLSANYGESNSRFIFESTDTLGVVLSSDTIRSFNKNYGGSASVVRSLGNHLSARVSGNFSRDTRRNLRSRLNVGPAMEYNFFPYGQSTRRQLTLQAGPGLAYTVYDDTTIYNKIRETRPTANVNLSLAVTQPWGNGSAGIGRNVFLDNLAQSNSFVFAFTSLRLFRGFSVDFSGNYSQVRDQIFLPKGGASRDDLLLQRRALETGYEYFYFFGVSYRFGSTNNNVVNPRFGGGGGGGFFFFN
- a CDS encoding DUF5916 domain-containing protein: MLAPIFAAALLLQQQAQQPPQPAVAGPPPSPAAVASDTGSMRHTNGRTPAVATASRLRGGAIHLDGRFDEPAWAEAEPITAFTQTVPHEGDPATERTEVRIVYDDNAIYVAARMFDSDPHGIRTQLARRDAFTEADQFRVAFDSYHDHNTSFGFSVNPSGVKLDVQIGQDGFAFDLGWDPVWDVATTRDSLGWTAELRIPLSQLRFSQAETQVWGVNLVRHIQRKAEDVVFAWSRQDERGDASFFGHLFGLSHLPQPRRLEVLPYTTAREERIDPGTAGNPFNDGSRQIASAGLDLKYGLTSNLTLDATFNPDFGQVEADPAFVNLSAFEQFFEERRPFFIEGADIFRFGGQQYFYSRRIGREPQAFADDRGGYVDQPQRSTILAAAKLSGRTAGGWSVGLLEAATAREFATVDSAGTRFQDEVEPFTNYLVARGKRDFHGGSNQIGFIATAVNRSIDDPRLDFIRSASYAGGFDFGHRFSHNRYNLTGSFGFSRISGDTLAIQRAQRSSARYYQRPDADYVEYDPTRTSLFGWTASLRLGKEAGRYQFGIFGDATSPGFELNDAGFQTRADRASIFGFVNRRWTRPGKVFRYAFVGNNGGFEGNFGRVRTGLRYNLNLYGQFLNYWSAYAYGGFNVRALSDRLTRGGPLAYSPGSWFSGGGLSSDSRKRVAASLNVNYNENEIGGTGWGMNGSLDLRPTSTITVSVGPSYGTSNSILQYLQSQTDPMATATFGRQYVFAQIRQQSLDLTTRLNITFTPRLSLQLYTQPFVATGDYYRFKELARPRSLDYVVFGETPGSSLKCFNTSDSPIPCSGATAPAYYVANPDTAGARENVRISNRDFNSRSLRGNAVLRWEYRPGSTLFLVWTTACSAFSSNPRFRAGDDIQQLCQGSSDNVFAVKMNYWLSL